The following are from one region of the Chromobacterium phragmitis genome:
- a CDS encoding response regulator has translation MLALEQLLISLAEPSPVQAQIITNALQGMGASQIETHGSGRELIEQARLRRPSLVISAYHLPDITGAELVQELRDSEDLYDIPFILISSETNPERLETIRQAGSLAILPKPFTHEEFEQAMQSVMSFLNCDSLGAEVDADMALMNVLIVDDSSTSRHHIRQVLEKLGFEHFCEAASSEAAIPYLEQEPFKLIVTDYHMPGMDGLDFARHVRSSGLQPDTPVLMVTSDSDNLSKDELEDAGIAACCQKPFDMDKMRELIRTLLNEY, from the coding sequence ATGCTGGCTTTGGAACAATTACTTATCTCTTTGGCCGAGCCCTCGCCGGTGCAGGCTCAAATCATCACCAACGCGCTGCAAGGCATGGGCGCCTCGCAGATCGAGACGCACGGATCCGGCAGAGAATTGATCGAACAAGCCAGGCTGCGGCGCCCCAGCCTGGTGATCAGCGCCTATCATCTGCCGGACATCACCGGCGCGGAGCTGGTTCAGGAGCTGCGCGACAGCGAGGATCTGTACGACATCCCCTTCATCCTGATCTCCAGCGAAACCAATCCGGAAAGGCTGGAAACGATACGCCAGGCCGGCAGCCTCGCCATCCTGCCCAAACCGTTCACCCACGAAGAGTTCGAACAGGCGATGCAGTCGGTGATGAGCTTCCTCAACTGCGACAGCCTCGGCGCGGAGGTGGACGCGGACATGGCGCTGATGAACGTGCTCATCGTCGACGACAGCAGCACGTCCCGCCACCACATCCGCCAGGTGCTGGAGAAACTGGGGTTCGAGCACTTCTGCGAAGCCGCCAGCAGCGAGGCCGCCATCCCCTACCTGGAACAGGAACCGTTCAAGCTGATCGTCACCGACTACCACATGCCCGGCATGGATGGACTGGACTTCGCCCGCCACGTCCGCAGCAGCGGATTGCAACCCGACACGCCGGTGCTGATGGTCACCAGCGACAGCGACAATCTGAGCAAAGACGAGCTGGAGGACGCAGGCATCGCCGCCTGCTGCCAAAAACCTTTCGACATGGACAAGATGCGGGAGCTGATTCGCACCCTGCTCAACGAATACTGA
- the flgG gene encoding flagellar basal-body rod protein FlgG, translating to MMRALYIAKTGMDASQFQLDVVSNNLANVNTIGFKRSRGVFEELYYQTLRQPGGQLANGSTLPSGLQIGTGAAAVASTRIHAQGIPSQTGQPLDMQIDGNGFFRVLLPNGTTAYTRDGEFQRNSNGDVVTAMGYPLNPNINIPNNALQITVSTAGVVQYTLPGATAPQTAGTVQLTTFINPQGLESTGGNLYLQTAASGDPQDGDPQTDSRGAIKSGFLELSNVNVTEELVNMITAQRSFEMNSRAVTTADQMLQKLSNL from the coding sequence ATGATGCGCGCACTGTATATCGCCAAGACCGGCATGGACGCCAGCCAGTTTCAACTGGACGTGGTTTCCAACAACTTGGCCAACGTCAACACCATAGGCTTCAAGCGCAGCCGCGGCGTGTTCGAGGAGTTGTATTATCAAACGCTGCGCCAGCCGGGCGGGCAGTTGGCCAATGGCAGCACTTTGCCGTCGGGTTTGCAGATCGGCACCGGCGCGGCGGCGGTGGCATCCACCCGCATTCATGCCCAGGGCATTCCCAGCCAGACCGGCCAGCCGCTGGACATGCAGATAGACGGCAACGGCTTTTTCCGCGTCCTGCTGCCCAATGGCACCACCGCGTATACCCGCGATGGCGAGTTTCAGCGCAACTCCAACGGCGACGTGGTGACGGCGATGGGTTATCCGCTGAATCCCAATATCAATATCCCGAACAACGCGCTGCAGATCACCGTCTCCACCGCCGGCGTGGTGCAATACACGCTGCCGGGCGCTACCGCGCCGCAGACCGCCGGCACGGTGCAGCTGACTACTTTCATCAACCCGCAAGGCCTGGAAAGCACCGGCGGCAACCTGTACCTGCAGACGGCAGCCTCCGGCGATCCTCAGGATGGCGATCCGCAAACCGATAGCCGAGGCGCGATCAAGTCCGGCTTTCTCGAATTGTCCAATGTCAACGTGACTGAGGAGCTGGTCAACATGATCACCGCCCAGCGTTCGTTCGAAATGAACTCGCGCGCGGTGACTACGGCTGACCAGATGCTGCAGAAGCTGAGCAACCTGTAA
- a CDS encoding flagellar hook assembly protein FlgD, whose protein sequence is MATAATNGIGNGFDYTNVNNGQVPAGSLPSVNKSGTNSSNSSATSAQAMQDNFLRLLTAQLNAQDPLNPMDNSQITSQMAQISQVAGLQTLNQTMQQLVSAQNATQSLMASSMINKNVLIAGNALPMPAAGQTVQGGVLLNGPASSVQVNVLDKNGNVVDSVPLKNPGKGMNTFSWDGKDASGNPLPADGAYTFQVQVTQIDKSGSTTATAYTTQQVKAVSWANGTPMLVLADNSQVPLANVAQMS, encoded by the coding sequence ATGGCTACCGCAGCGACCAACGGCATCGGAAACGGATTCGACTACACCAATGTGAACAACGGGCAGGTGCCGGCCGGTTCCCTCCCGTCGGTCAACAAGTCCGGGACGAATTCCAGCAATTCGTCGGCGACCAGCGCCCAGGCGATGCAGGACAATTTCCTAAGGCTGCTGACTGCGCAGTTGAACGCGCAGGACCCGCTGAATCCGATGGACAACAGCCAGATCACCAGCCAAATGGCGCAGATCAGCCAGGTAGCCGGCTTGCAGACGCTGAACCAGACCATGCAGCAACTAGTGTCGGCGCAGAACGCCACCCAGTCGCTGATGGCCTCCAGCATGATCAACAAGAACGTGTTGATAGCGGGCAATGCGTTGCCGATGCCCGCGGCCGGACAAACGGTTCAGGGCGGCGTGCTGTTGAACGGCCCCGCCTCCTCGGTGCAAGTCAATGTCTTGGACAAAAATGGCAATGTCGTGGATTCCGTGCCGTTGAAGAATCCGGGCAAGGGGATGAATACTTTTTCCTGGGATGGCAAGGACGCAAGCGGCAACCCGCTGCCGGCGGATGGCGCGTATACCTTCCAGGTTCAGGTGACGCAGATCGACAAGTCCGGGTCCACCACCGCGACAGCTTATACCACCCAGCAGGTGAAAGCGGTTTCCTGGGCGAATGGCACGCCGATGTTGGTGCTGGCGGATAATTCCCAGGTGCCGCTGGCCAATGTCGCGCAGATGTCCTGA
- the flgB gene encoding flagellar basal body rod protein FlgB, which translates to MLDKIAHYFDFQQRALNLQAYRAEVIGSNIANAETPYYKAVDFDFKSALQAQVDRQGQLALATTNARHIANQVGGGSGVPLQYRSAVQPSLDGNTVDMDVERGAFADNALQYQTTLTFLNKKISGLSSAIQGNGSGG; encoded by the coding sequence ATGCTAGACAAGATTGCCCACTATTTCGATTTTCAGCAGCGCGCGTTGAATCTGCAGGCCTATCGCGCAGAAGTGATAGGCAGCAATATCGCGAACGCCGAAACGCCGTATTACAAGGCGGTGGATTTCGATTTCAAGTCGGCGCTTCAGGCGCAAGTGGACAGACAGGGGCAATTGGCGTTGGCGACGACGAATGCGCGGCACATCGCGAATCAGGTCGGGGGCGGCTCAGGCGTGCCGCTGCAATACCGCAGCGCGGTGCAGCCCAGCCTGGACGGCAACACGGTGGACATGGATGTGGAGCGCGGGGCTTTCGCCGACAACGCGCTGCAGTATCAGACCACGCTGACCTTCCTCAACAAGAAGATCAGCGGCCTGAGCTCGGCGATTCAGGGCAACGGCTCCGGAGGTTGA
- a CDS encoding flagellar basal body rod protein FlgF translates to MDRMLYLAMTGAKHEAWQQATTANNLANVNTNAFKADLAAFRALPVIGDGAPTRTYVVDNTIGFDASQGPLQHTGNPSDFALGSPGYFAVQGADGQEAYTRDGGYTLDANGLMRTRTGLTIMGDGGPITVPTGTQVQLGQDGSVMAIPLIGANRAPQLVGQIKMVNPGPKDLYKGEDGLFHVNGGGTLPANADVKLVPETLESSNVNSVEALVQMISHGRQYELNIKMMQTSQQNDQQAAQLLSMG, encoded by the coding sequence ATGGATAGAATGTTGTACCTGGCGATGACGGGCGCCAAGCATGAAGCTTGGCAGCAGGCCACCACCGCCAACAATCTGGCCAACGTCAACACCAACGCCTTCAAGGCCGACCTGGCAGCCTTTCGCGCCTTGCCGGTGATAGGCGACGGCGCGCCGACCCGCACCTACGTGGTGGACAACACCATAGGCTTCGACGCCAGCCAGGGGCCGCTGCAGCATACCGGCAATCCGTCTGATTTCGCGTTGGGTTCGCCGGGTTACTTCGCGGTGCAGGGCGCGGATGGCCAGGAGGCGTATACTCGCGACGGCGGCTACACGCTGGACGCCAACGGCCTGATGCGCACGCGCACCGGTCTCACCATCATGGGCGACGGCGGGCCGATCACGGTGCCGACCGGCACGCAGGTGCAGTTGGGGCAAGATGGCTCGGTGATGGCGATACCCTTGATCGGGGCCAATCGCGCGCCGCAGCTGGTGGGGCAGATCAAGATGGTCAATCCCGGCCCCAAGGACCTGTACAAGGGCGAGGACGGGTTGTTCCACGTGAACGGCGGCGGCACGCTGCCCGCCAACGCCGACGTCAAACTGGTGCCGGAGACCTTGGAGTCATCCAATGTCAACTCCGTGGAGGCTCTGGTGCAGATGATCTCTCATGGCCGCCAGTACGAACTGAATATCAAGATGATGCAAACCTCGCAGCAGAACGACCAGCAGGCTGCTCAGCTGTTGTCCATGGGCTGA
- the flgC gene encoding flagellar basal body rod protein FlgC, with product MSLSNLFNISGSALSAQSMRLNVVASNLANAESATSSTGQPYKGRHVVFTAIPVDTAQPQVAGVRVTSVVEDQSPPRLKYEPGNPLADERGYVTMPNVNVVEEMADMIAASRAYQNNVEMMNTAKTLLQKTLQLGQ from the coding sequence ATGTCTTTGTCCAATCTGTTCAATATCTCGGGATCGGCGCTGTCGGCGCAGTCGATGCGGCTCAATGTGGTGGCCAGCAACCTGGCCAACGCGGAAAGCGCCACCAGCTCCACCGGGCAGCCTTACAAGGGGCGGCACGTGGTGTTCACCGCGATTCCGGTGGACACCGCCCAGCCGCAGGTCGCCGGCGTGCGCGTGACCTCCGTGGTGGAGGATCAGTCTCCGCCGCGCTTGAAGTACGAACCGGGCAATCCGCTGGCCGACGAGCGCGGCTACGTGACCATGCCCAATGTCAACGTGGTGGAAGAGATGGCCGACATGATCGCAGCGTCTCGGGCTTACCAGAACAACGTTGAAATGATGAACACCGCCAAGACCCTGCTGCAGAAGACACTGCAGCTCGGTCAGTAA
- the flgJ gene encoding flagellar assembly peptidoglycan hydrolase FlgJ, with protein MTAKFQSVLPQDALSHQLAIDPGHLRSLRAKAASDPKAAARETAAQFESLLMSTMLKSMRATKFDESDDSNSLDTFRGMADQQMIQAMSANGGLGLGDMIYRQIAKQSGFSPDEDKTAAVHRLAGPPLMAQPAGQRMLQAYRSAQSEADGAVASLAQAPQPSGTGKGFASSLLPHARGAAEQLGVAPECVVAHAALESGWGKRAIRNADGTDSHNLFGIKAGSDWQGKTTTIMTTEYVGGAPQKRMETFRSYGSYAEAFSDYAKVLKGSSRYKNVLNQGQNMYGFAQGLQAGGYATDPRYARKLVDVAASLAQQVAKT; from the coding sequence ATGACCGCCAAATTCCAGTCCGTTTTGCCGCAGGACGCGCTCAGCCATCAACTGGCGATCGATCCCGGCCACTTGCGCAGCTTGCGCGCGAAGGCCGCGTCAGATCCGAAAGCCGCGGCGCGGGAAACAGCCGCTCAGTTCGAATCGCTGCTGATGAGCACGATGCTGAAGTCCATGCGCGCGACCAAGTTCGACGAATCGGATGACTCCAACAGCTTGGATACGTTTCGCGGCATGGCGGACCAGCAGATGATCCAGGCGATGAGCGCCAATGGCGGCCTGGGATTGGGCGACATGATCTACCGTCAGATCGCCAAGCAGTCCGGCTTCAGCCCCGACGAGGACAAGACCGCGGCCGTGCATCGGTTGGCTGGCCCCCCGCTGATGGCGCAGCCGGCGGGGCAGCGCATGCTGCAGGCTTATCGCAGCGCCCAGTCGGAAGCGGACGGCGCGGTGGCCAGCTTGGCGCAAGCGCCGCAGCCGTCCGGAACCGGAAAGGGCTTCGCATCGTCCTTGTTGCCGCACGCGCGTGGCGCGGCGGAGCAACTGGGCGTGGCGCCGGAATGCGTGGTGGCCCACGCGGCGCTGGAGAGCGGGTGGGGCAAGCGGGCGATACGCAACGCCGATGGCACGGACAGCCATAATCTGTTCGGCATCAAGGCCGGTTCCGATTGGCAGGGCAAGACGACCACCATCATGACCACCGAGTATGTGGGCGGCGCGCCGCAGAAGAGGATGGAGACTTTCCGCTCTTACGGCTCTTACGCGGAGGCGTTCTCCGATTACGCCAAGGTGCTCAAGGGCTCCTCGCGTTATAAGAACGTGTTGAACCAAGGGCAGAACATGTACGGTTTCGCCCAGGGACTGCAGGCTGGCGGTTATGCCACCGACCCGCGCTACGCGCGTAAGCTGGTGGATGTGGCGGCGAGTCTGGCGCAACAAGTCGCCAAGACTTGA
- a CDS encoding flagellar basal body P-ring protein FlgI, which translates to MKKWIVLASLLLAALPAWSAQRLKDIANIGGVRPNQLIGYGLVVGLDGSGDKVTSSPFTGQAMTNMLNQLGVQVPPGTKIDPKNVAAVTLTATLPPFARRGQAIDVTASSIGDAKSLRGGTLLLSPLKGADGQIYAMAQGNVVVGGAGASAGGSSTQINQLSVGRIPSGATVEREVPTALGDGEFIHLELQEADFTTANRAVQAINKAFGLDTARAVDGRLIEVRAPFDSNQRVQFLSRMENIAVDPADLSPLVIINARTGSIVMNQSVTLGSCAVSHGNLSVTINNTPQVSQPNPLSGGKTVVTNQADITINSTSGKVVGLKGGANLSQVVNALNALGATPQDLISILQAMKSAGSLKADLQII; encoded by the coding sequence ATGAAAAAATGGATCGTGCTGGCCAGCCTGCTGCTGGCCGCGCTGCCGGCTTGGTCGGCCCAGCGTTTGAAGGATATCGCCAACATCGGCGGCGTGCGCCCCAACCAGCTGATAGGCTACGGCTTGGTGGTGGGTCTGGACGGCAGCGGCGACAAGGTGACGTCGTCGCCGTTTACCGGGCAGGCGATGACCAATATGCTGAACCAATTGGGCGTGCAGGTGCCGCCCGGCACCAAGATTGATCCCAAGAACGTCGCGGCGGTGACGTTGACCGCGACGCTTCCCCCATTCGCCAGGCGAGGGCAGGCTATCGACGTGACGGCGTCGTCCATCGGCGACGCCAAGAGCTTGCGCGGCGGTACCTTGCTGCTGTCGCCGCTGAAAGGCGCCGATGGCCAGATCTACGCGATGGCCCAGGGCAATGTGGTGGTTGGAGGCGCCGGCGCGTCTGCCGGCGGCAGCTCCACCCAGATCAACCAGTTGAGCGTGGGCCGCATACCTTCCGGCGCTACGGTGGAGCGCGAAGTCCCCACCGCGCTGGGCGATGGAGAGTTCATTCATCTGGAACTGCAAGAGGCCGATTTCACCACTGCCAATCGCGCGGTGCAGGCGATCAACAAGGCCTTTGGTCTCGATACCGCCCGCGCGGTGGATGGCCGGTTGATCGAAGTGAGGGCGCCGTTCGATAGCAATCAACGGGTGCAGTTTCTGTCTCGGATGGAAAATATTGCCGTCGATCCGGCAGATCTTTCCCCGCTGGTCATCATCAACGCCCGCACCGGCTCCATCGTGATGAACCAGTCGGTGACGCTGGGTTCCTGCGCGGTGTCGCACGGCAATCTATCTGTGACCATCAACAACACGCCGCAGGTGAGCCAACCCAACCCGCTGTCAGGCGGCAAAACGGTGGTCACCAATCAGGCCGACATCACCATCAACAGCACCAGCGGCAAGGTGGTGGGGCTGAAGGGGGGGGCAAATTTGTCCCAGGTGGTGAACGCGCTGAACGCGCTGGGCGCGACGCCGCAAGATCTGATTTCCATTCTGCAGGCGATGAAGTCCGCCGGCTCGCTGAAGGCCGATCTGCAGATCATCTAA
- the flgK gene encoding flagellar hook-associated protein FlgK has translation MAIVGADIFSIGLSGLNVAQNALSVTSNNISNSATPGYNVQYLTQAGRTPQNAGFGYLGQGVDATNVLRTYSQYLSTQVQGAQANSSYYSSQLQQLNQINNAIANSTQSPNPAIQSFFGAMQTLSQQPASLPIRQNVLSMAQALATSMTSMNSQLVQMQQGVNGQIDTTVQSINTLAKQIADLNQKIGSATGGNPNAPQAQPNTLLDARDQAVLELNKLVGATVATATDGSYIVSIGSGQTIVAGNLVNQLTTQSDPNNPSNRQVGFVNPNGGSPIILPNNVLGSGQLGGLLNFRDGTLLQTQNQLGTLAINFSAAMNYQNSLGLDYNAQPGTAIFNDLSSFATNPQYAAGQFQVLMGDPKLLATTSNMVPTGTAGGTSGVKMTGVWSTLPGTYAGNINANPPVFPAKTAHPSSGLTSMTVTASATAPVTMTATIVGTNGGGPYNVVPNPAQPNGYKLQTTAVPPVDVGIGFQLSGSPDLNQTFTVGPAVAGSANLKASGDNSNLLQLTAQQNIGLVNNQSYQVYYSSMVASAGNQGYAVGQMNSSAQTTLDQATRNNSNYSGVNLDQEAANLIKYQQSYQACSKVIQIAQSTFSSILNIM, from the coding sequence ATGGCAATCGTCGGAGCGGACATATTCAGCATTGGCCTGAGCGGCCTCAACGTCGCGCAGAACGCGTTGTCGGTGACCAGCAACAACATCTCCAATTCGGCCACGCCAGGCTACAACGTCCAGTATCTGACCCAGGCGGGCAGAACGCCGCAGAACGCCGGGTTCGGCTATCTGGGGCAGGGGGTGGACGCGACCAATGTGCTGCGTACTTACAGCCAGTATCTGAGCACTCAGGTGCAAGGCGCGCAAGCCAACAGCAGCTACTACTCCAGCCAATTGCAGCAGCTGAATCAGATCAACAACGCCATCGCCAACTCCACCCAGAGCCCGAATCCGGCGATACAGTCCTTTTTCGGCGCGATGCAGACGCTGTCGCAGCAGCCGGCTTCGCTGCCTATCCGGCAGAACGTGCTCAGCATGGCGCAGGCGCTGGCGACCTCGATGACTTCGATGAACAGCCAGTTGGTGCAGATGCAGCAAGGCGTCAACGGCCAGATCGACACCACGGTGCAGAGCATCAATACGCTGGCCAAGCAGATCGCCGATCTGAATCAGAAAATTGGATCCGCAACAGGGGGCAATCCCAATGCGCCGCAGGCGCAGCCCAATACGCTGCTCGATGCGCGAGATCAGGCGGTGCTGGAGTTGAACAAGCTGGTCGGCGCCACGGTCGCCACCGCTACCGATGGCTCATACATCGTCAGCATCGGGTCGGGCCAGACCATCGTCGCCGGCAATCTCGTGAATCAATTGACGACGCAATCGGATCCCAACAATCCCAGCAATCGCCAGGTCGGGTTCGTGAATCCGAATGGCGGTTCCCCGATCATCCTCCCCAATAACGTGCTGGGGAGCGGTCAATTGGGGGGATTGCTCAATTTTCGGGACGGCACTTTGCTGCAGACGCAAAATCAGTTGGGCACGTTGGCCATCAATTTCTCCGCGGCGATGAATTACCAGAACTCGCTGGGCTTGGACTATAACGCACAGCCGGGCACCGCCATTTTCAACGATTTGTCGTCTTTTGCGACTAATCCGCAATACGCGGCAGGGCAGTTCCAGGTGTTGATGGGCGATCCCAAACTGTTGGCGACCACGTCCAACATGGTGCCGACCGGCACCGCAGGGGGTACTAGCGGAGTGAAGATGACCGGAGTGTGGTCGACTTTGCCGGGCACCTATGCGGGCAACATCAATGCGAACCCGCCTGTTTTCCCCGCCAAGACGGCCCACCCATCCAGCGGCTTGACCAGCATGACGGTCACAGCATCCGCGACCGCGCCGGTGACGATGACGGCGACCATTGTCGGCACCAATGGCGGGGGGCCATACAATGTGGTGCCCAACCCTGCGCAGCCCAATGGCTATAAACTGCAGACCACGGCTGTGCCGCCTGTTGACGTAGGCATCGGTTTTCAACTGTCCGGCAGCCCGGATTTGAATCAGACCTTCACTGTCGGTCCCGCTGTCGCCGGTTCGGCGAACTTGAAGGCTTCGGGCGACAACAGCAATTTGCTGCAACTGACTGCGCAGCAGAATATCGGCTTGGTGAATAACCAATCGTATCAGGTGTATTACAGCTCGATGGTGGCGTCCGCGGGCAACCAGGGCTATGCGGTGGGGCAGATGAATTCGTCGGCGCAGACGACTTTGGATCAGGCTACCAGAAACAATTCGAATTATTCAGGCGTGAACCTGGACCAGGAAGCCGCCAATCTGATCAAGTACCAGCAGTCCTACCAGGCCTGCAGCAAGGTGATACAGATTGCGCAAAGCACCTTCTCCAGCATCCTGAACATCATGTAA
- a CDS encoding flagellar basal body L-ring protein FlgH — protein sequence MRAKLAMLLCAAAWLSGCVVQEPPLVQSPTTARPQPRPVGLPANGAIFQAASYRPMFQDAMPVQVGDTLQVNIQENSSTSASEQTTDTRTSSQNSSITAGVKLPFLPSGLASSLGGTSFNSSGSANNTGKGNNQVATSFISSITVTVIDVLANGNLVISGEKQVRINSDTESIRLSGVVNPRDVSPDRGVSSLKIADARIEQQTKGNNRLYNEPGWLSKIFMSLLPI from the coding sequence ATGAGAGCCAAACTTGCGATGTTGCTGTGCGCGGCGGCGTGGCTGAGCGGATGCGTGGTGCAAGAGCCGCCGCTGGTGCAGTCGCCGACCACCGCTCGGCCGCAGCCGAGGCCGGTGGGCTTGCCGGCCAATGGCGCCATCTTCCAGGCGGCCAGCTATCGGCCTATGTTCCAGGACGCGATGCCGGTGCAAGTGGGCGACACGTTGCAGGTCAACATCCAGGAGAATTCGTCGACTTCCGCGTCGGAGCAGACCACGGATACCCGAACCTCGTCGCAGAACTCCAGCATCACCGCCGGCGTGAAGCTTCCCTTCTTGCCCAGCGGGCTGGCCAGCAGCCTGGGCGGCACCAGTTTCAATAGCTCGGGCTCGGCGAACAATACCGGCAAGGGCAATAATCAGGTGGCGACCAGTTTCATCAGCTCCATCACCGTGACCGTGATCGATGTGCTGGCCAACGGCAACTTGGTGATCAGCGGCGAGAAGCAGGTGCGCATCAACAGCGATACCGAGTCCATCCGCCTGTCAGGCGTGGTGAATCCGCGCGATGTGTCGCCGGATCGCGGCGTATCTTCGCTGAAGATCGCGGACGCCCGCATAGAACAGCAAACCAAGGGCAACAACCGTCTCTACAACGAGCCGGGCTGGCTGTCCAAGATTTTCATGTCGCTGCTGCCTATCTGA
- the flgE gene encoding flagellar hook protein FlgE: MGFQQGLSGLNAASVQLDTIGNNVANANTVGFKSSRTEFGDLYGNSLYGITATTPGIGVQVQAVTQNMGNGNLDSTGRSLDLAINNAGFFIMGLPNGTQAYTRNGQFQVNSSGYLVSSAGNYLQGWTADANGNIAEGPVGKLQLAATSISPKATTKLSMPVQLNSSSKTPTVAPINNPANPNSYNWPNSQIVYDSLGNSHQMTFYYSLTNSAATGNTWTVNAYVDGNAATSPANFTLNFDTSGNLTGFTPVPITFTTAPLNGAAIPQTVTLDYTNSTQIAQTSAALNPVIQDGSAPGTLQGINISADGLIQASFSNSQTKSIGRVALANFVNPQGLQDVGGNLWVQTGNSGAYTINRPGAGNTGTLSSGQVEDSNVNLTNELVSMITAQRYYQANAQTIKTQDTLVQTLLNI; this comes from the coding sequence ATGGGCTTTCAACAAGGTTTGAGCGGTCTGAACGCGGCATCCGTGCAGCTGGACACCATAGGCAACAACGTGGCCAACGCCAATACTGTCGGCTTCAAGAGCTCGCGAACCGAGTTCGGCGACTTGTACGGCAACAGCCTGTACGGCATCACCGCCACCACGCCGGGCATCGGCGTGCAGGTGCAGGCGGTAACGCAGAACATGGGCAACGGCAACCTGGACTCCACCGGCCGCAGCCTGGACTTGGCGATTAACAATGCCGGCTTTTTCATCATGGGCTTGCCTAACGGCACTCAGGCCTATACCCGCAACGGCCAGTTCCAGGTCAATAGCTCCGGCTATCTGGTCAGCTCCGCGGGGAATTATCTGCAAGGCTGGACGGCCGATGCGAACGGCAATATCGCGGAAGGGCCCGTCGGCAAGCTGCAATTGGCTGCGACTTCGATTTCGCCTAAGGCTACTACCAAGCTGAGCATGCCTGTTCAGTTGAACTCGAGCAGCAAGACGCCGACGGTGGCTCCCATCAACAATCCCGCCAATCCTAATTCCTATAATTGGCCGAATAGTCAAATTGTCTATGACAGCTTGGGCAATTCGCACCAGATGACTTTTTACTATTCGTTGACCAACTCCGCGGCAACCGGCAATACCTGGACGGTCAACGCCTATGTGGACGGCAATGCGGCGACCTCTCCCGCCAACTTCACATTGAATTTCGATACCAGCGGCAACTTGACCGGCTTCACGCCGGTGCCCATCACATTCACCACGGCGCCGCTGAACGGCGCGGCGATACCGCAGACGGTCACGCTTGACTACACCAACTCCACGCAGATCGCCCAGACTTCGGCGGCGCTCAATCCCGTGATACAGGATGGCTCGGCGCCCGGCACGCTGCAGGGCATCAATATCTCGGCGGACGGCTTGATTCAGGCCAGCTTTTCCAATAGCCAAACCAAAAGCATAGGGCGGGTGGCGCTGGCTAATTTCGTCAATCCGCAGGGTTTGCAGGATGTGGGCGGCAATCTGTGGGTGCAGACAGGCAATTCCGGCGCATACACCATCAATCGTCCAGGCGCGGGCAATACCGGCACGCTGTCATCCGGCCAGGTGGAGGATTCCAACGTCAACCTGACCAATGAATTGGTGAGCATGATCACGGCCCAGCGCTACTATCAGGCCAACGCCCAGACGATCAAGACGCAAGACACCTTGGTCCAGACGCTGTTGAACATCTAA